In one Pseudomonadales bacterium genomic region, the following are encoded:
- a CDS encoding PEP/pyruvate-binding domain-containing protein has product MVNRAEIRESGEKAGRHLSIGPPPPQSPGNACRAGFPGYILFLVVWLAFFPCSSLGATTELTGVAAQPVWSDNPMRTPELVVIEEARALVAGMIRSSRGPYRRIRWFCEDGSVLPPRPYACRELGGGRQHAEYSSERERLAELGWAVGTVFAALDFEEFWDAGGGQSRLRQLPIERFLIDTQDGWVMREARYYRGHIQIEDETAAGRLLLLALLEQREWVMENYLLTRETARAVPHGFDTDRSREIRRLAQVIAERAPGFERWRIEVHTNPSFSTAGRIQEWLTGYVLEAEAQPEVITDAQTLISLLVESYDAAGRHARLVETRTRLQRRVALADVARAVAGLEVLEVGMRLGRLGELLAAMRGLVEGDLRPADKLELLDLMPDLELETRLLTAELLAEPDLRRRDYLLAARALVAASYGTGFLSAGERRALDTQLDRTRQADLTLPVYQEVLGSLTLAMGWGAGTLRHSLAEALSRYVVLEPASAGVMDDVLRGSVLLSLADVLQPLYADVAQLSGVRRSIDGRPAPGLIALNPGYSRGRLRIIGESESVPADVVRTDIVLLTQTSAELPPVAGVLTRGEGNLLSHVQLLARNFGIPNIAMGEREAGQLAVHEGAQIEIIAASDGSVLIRPLVADGTATADPAATAANAATAGRPAGSAERMELTVPLPDLSVRSPLPLADLNRTLSGRVVGPKAANLGELNRTFPGRVAPAIALPFGLFADHVGAGNDSPLAQLAQIYARARAGGLTGSELTDALAGVREQIARVTLSERAKSELLPMMEREFGPPGSYGVFIRSDTNVEDLPGFTGAGLSETVPNVRGLEAQLAVVPRVWGSVLSPRAIAWRSDLLTNPADVFASVLLMKSVPADKSGVLVTTDLAGRGEGLTVSTAWGVGGAVAGEAAETIVLLPGGEERLLSEAKAPLRRYLADAGGVGWARAPSGAVLTPQEKAVLRVLASEVTDAYRPMTDPEGRELPWDIEFGFVSGELTLFQIRPLIERGQRRADRAMLEIAGPSAPVAEVVYLEERPVKSGEEQTP; this is encoded by the coding sequence ATGGTGAATCGGGCGGAAATCCGTGAAAGCGGCGAAAAAGCCGGCAGGCATTTGAGCATAGGTCCCCCGCCCCCGCAATCTCCGGGAAACGCCTGTCGGGCGGGATTTCCCGGGTATATTCTGTTTCTTGTGGTCTGGCTGGCGTTTTTTCCCTGCAGTTCGCTGGGAGCAACAACCGAACTCACGGGTGTCGCGGCACAGCCGGTCTGGTCAGACAATCCGATGCGCACCCCGGAGCTGGTGGTGATCGAGGAAGCCCGTGCACTGGTAGCGGGGATGATCCGCAGCTCGCGCGGACCCTACCGGCGGATCCGCTGGTTCTGTGAAGACGGCAGTGTGCTGCCACCCCGGCCTTATGCCTGCCGGGAACTGGGAGGTGGGCGGCAGCATGCGGAGTACTCCAGTGAACGGGAACGACTGGCCGAACTCGGCTGGGCGGTCGGCACGGTCTTCGCCGCGCTCGACTTCGAAGAGTTCTGGGATGCGGGAGGTGGACAGTCCCGCCTGCGTCAGCTGCCGATCGAGCGATTCCTGATCGACACCCAGGATGGCTGGGTCATGCGTGAAGCCCGCTACTACCGGGGCCATATTCAGATCGAGGACGAAACCGCCGCTGGCCGGCTGCTGCTGCTTGCCCTGCTCGAACAGCGGGAGTGGGTAATGGAGAACTACCTTCTTACCCGGGAAACCGCGCGCGCCGTACCCCATGGCTTTGATACCGATCGCAGCCGGGAGATCCGCAGACTGGCCCAGGTAATCGCCGAGCGCGCGCCCGGCTTCGAACGCTGGCGGATAGAGGTTCACACCAATCCGTCTTTTTCCACCGCCGGGCGGATACAGGAGTGGCTGACCGGCTATGTCCTCGAGGCCGAAGCCCAGCCCGAGGTGATCACGGATGCACAGACGCTGATCAGCTTGCTGGTCGAGTCCTATGACGCGGCGGGTCGTCACGCGCGGCTCGTGGAAACCCGCACACGGCTGCAGCGGCGGGTGGCGCTGGCCGATGTCGCGCGCGCGGTTGCCGGTCTCGAGGTGCTGGAGGTCGGCATGCGGCTGGGACGGCTGGGCGAACTCCTGGCCGCCATGCGTGGCCTTGTTGAGGGGGACCTGCGCCCGGCAGACAAGCTGGAACTGCTGGATCTGATGCCGGATCTGGAACTCGAGACCCGGCTGCTGACCGCTGAGCTGCTCGCGGAGCCGGATCTGCGACGTCGTGATTATCTGCTGGCCGCGCGGGCGCTGGTGGCCGCCTCTTATGGCACCGGGTTCCTCTCGGCGGGGGAGCGCCGGGCGCTGGACACCCAGCTCGATCGCACCCGTCAGGCGGACCTCACGCTGCCGGTGTATCAGGAAGTGCTGGGCAGCCTTACCCTGGCGATGGGCTGGGGTGCCGGCACGCTGCGTCACAGTCTCGCGGAAGCGCTTAGCCGCTATGTTGTGCTGGAGCCGGCCAGTGCCGGAGTCATGGACGATGTGCTCCGCGGTTCGGTGTTGCTGTCGCTGGCCGATGTGCTGCAACCCCTGTATGCCGACGTGGCACAGCTCAGCGGTGTCCGGCGCAGTATCGATGGACGTCCTGCACCCGGACTGATCGCGCTGAATCCGGGTTATTCCCGGGGCCGTCTGCGCATCATCGGGGAGAGCGAATCGGTGCCTGCGGACGTCGTCCGCACGGACATCGTGCTGCTGACCCAGACCAGCGCAGAACTGCCGCCCGTTGCCGGGGTGCTGACCCGGGGCGAAGGTAACCTCCTCTCCCATGTGCAGCTGCTGGCCCGGAATTTCGGTATTCCCAACATTGCCATGGGTGAGCGGGAGGCCGGTCAGCTCGCCGTGCATGAAGGCGCTCAGATCGAGATCATCGCTGCGAGTGATGGTTCGGTGCTGATCCGACCGCTGGTTGCAGATGGGACAGCGACTGCTGATCCTGCAGCGACCGCTGCCAACGCAGCGACCGCCGGCCGGCCCGCCGGTTCCGCTGAGCGGATGGAACTTACCGTGCCGCTGCCCGACCTCAGTGTGCGATCGCCACTGCCACTGGCTGATCTGAACCGCACTCTCTCCGGCAGGGTGGTCGGACCCAAGGCGGCCAATCTCGGCGAGCTCAACCGTACTTTCCCGGGCCGGGTGGCGCCTGCGATCGCACTGCCCTTCGGACTGTTTGCCGATCATGTCGGGGCCGGCAACGATTCGCCGCTCGCGCAGCTCGCACAGATTTATGCCCGGGCCCGGGCGGGTGGACTCACCGGGTCGGAACTGACGGATGCGCTTGCCGGCGTGCGGGAGCAGATTGCCCGGGTGACTTTGAGCGAACGTGCGAAGTCAGAACTGCTGCCGATGATGGAGCGGGAGTTCGGTCCGCCTGGCAGCTACGGTGTGTTCATACGATCCGATACCAATGTGGAAGACCTGCCCGGATTCACCGGTGCGGGACTGTCGGAAACGGTGCCCAATGTGCGTGGCCTCGAGGCTCAGCTCGCGGTGGTGCCCCGGGTGTGGGGTTCGGTTTTGAGCCCCCGGGCCATTGCCTGGCGTTCCGATCTGCTGACCAATCCGGCGGACGTATTTGCCTCGGTGCTGCTGATGAAGAGCGTGCCGGCAGACAAGTCAGGTGTGCTGGTCACAACCGATCTTGCCGGGCGCGGTGAGGGACTCACGGTGTCGACAGCCTGGGGTGTGGGTGGTGCGGTTGCCGGTGAAGCGGCGGAAACCATTGTGCTGCTGCCGGGTGGTGAGGAGCGGCTGCTGTCGGAGGCCAAGGCTCCGCTGCGGCGTTATCTGGCGGACGCCGGTGGCGTGGGCTGGGCGCGCGCGCCTTCGGGCGCTGTGCTCACGCCGCAGGAGAAGGCCGTGCTCCGTGTGCTGGCCAGTGAAGTGACTGACGCTTACAGGCCGATGACGGATCCGGAAGGGCGTGAACTGCCCTGGGATATCGAGTTCGGATTCGTCAGCGGCGAACTCACACTGTTCCAGATCCGCCCGCTGATCGAACGCGGCCAGCGCAGGGCCGACAGGGCGATGCTGGAGATTGCGGGACCGTCGGCCCCGGTCGCGGAGGTGGTTTACCTGGAGGAACGTCCGGTGAAATCCGGCGAGGAGCAGACACCATGA
- a CDS encoding calcium/sodium antiporter — translation MLFTDVLLLLVGLIVLVKGADLLVDGASSIAARFGVPPLVVGLTIVSFGTSLPEMLVTLTSGLRHNADLAIANVIGSNIFNVLVVLGVAAVIRPLPVRDSTVVSEIPFSLTAALLVGFLANASLFAMPGVLSISRLDGGILLFFFLLFMLYVYGVARDGRLESVQRIETRTLTRSLLYIAAGVVALYFGGQWTVDGAVGLARDLGVDDALIGLTIVAIGTSAPELVASAVAAYRGQTDIAVGNVVGSNIFNLLWILGFTAAIVELPFEVVSNTDLVMVIMASAMVILALVTSGSGRILRAHGVVFIGAYLAYLAYVIQRSI, via the coding sequence TTGCTTTTCACTGACGTACTGCTGCTGCTTGTCGGTCTGATCGTGCTGGTGAAAGGTGCCGATCTGCTGGTGGATGGCGCATCCAGCATTGCCGCCCGGTTCGGCGTGCCACCGCTGGTGGTAGGACTCACCATCGTTTCTTTCGGTACTTCGCTGCCGGAAATGCTGGTCACCCTCACCTCCGGCCTGCGTCACAACGCCGACCTTGCCATCGCTAATGTGATCGGCAGCAATATTTTCAACGTGCTGGTGGTGCTCGGCGTCGCCGCGGTCATCCGCCCGCTGCCGGTTCGGGATTCCACTGTGGTATCGGAGATACCCTTTTCCCTCACCGCCGCGCTGCTGGTGGGATTCCTTGCGAATGCGTCCCTGTTTGCAATGCCCGGTGTGCTGAGTATCAGCCGGCTGGATGGCGGCATTCTGCTGTTCTTCTTCCTGCTGTTCATGCTGTACGTCTACGGTGTGGCCAGAGACGGCAGGCTTGAATCTGTACAGAGGATCGAGACCCGGACGCTCACACGCAGCCTGCTGTACATCGCAGCTGGTGTGGTTGCCCTTTACTTCGGCGGACAGTGGACGGTGGACGGTGCCGTGGGTCTCGCCCGGGACCTGGGAGTAGATGATGCGCTGATCGGACTCACCATTGTCGCCATCGGCACATCCGCACCGGAACTGGTGGCATCCGCTGTCGCCGCTTATCGGGGCCAGACCGACATTGCTGTCGGCAATGTGGTGGGGTCGAACATCTTCAATCTGCTCTGGATACTGGGATTCACGGCAGCCATCGTGGAACTGCCTTTCGAAGTGGTGAGCAATACCGACCTGGTGATGGTCATCATGGCCAGCGCCATGGTCATCCTGGCGCTGGTGACCAGCGGCAGCGGTCGCATTCTGCGCGCCCACGGGGTTGTCTTTATCGGCGCCTATCTGGCCTACCTGGCTTATGTGATCCAGCGTTCGATCTGA
- a CDS encoding histone deacetylase family protein yields MFRIRTIHDDIHPANHQAILDVEAILKDQFPGLTGEEIKAVREQLVNPFAKRFKTLLYVAEDGRSHVQGFAILMNDPVAKFCYLDFVAARKGLTSQGIGGALYQRLRDEARELGAQGLFFECAPDQASLVSDEALLSPNRARLRFYAQWGAYPIVNTAYETPVTPGDKDAPYLVYDGLDRVEPLSRATLKKVVRAILERKYASHCPPEYVERVVKSIRDDPVQLRKPKAGAATVLKRAEHRPASIIVNEKHAIHHVRDRGYVEAPVRIRAILGPLEGTGYFDKVTAKDFGESHITAVHDAGLVSYIARASKGVTQEKSVYPYVFPIRNAAKPPQDLSIKAGYYCIDTFTPLNEPAYLAARESVDCAMTGATLIAGGARFAYALVRPPGHHAEHRVYGGFCYFNNAAIAAHHLSAFGRVAMLDVDYHHGNGQQDIFYQRPDVFTVSIHGHPRFAYPYFSGYDEERGEGEGEGFNVNIPLPEHITSERYHKALEQGLKKIAAFRPDYLVVSLGFDTARGDPTGSWALTPADFEQNGRMIRSLRVPTLIVQEGGYRTRTLGTNARRFFSGFFEDGRGMRSAPKAREKIAVKEKARVKEKAGSAPKKPSKKS; encoded by the coding sequence ATGTTTCGAATAAGAACCATCCATGACGACATCCATCCTGCCAATCACCAGGCCATTCTCGATGTGGAGGCGATTCTCAAGGATCAGTTCCCCGGGCTGACGGGTGAAGAGATCAAGGCGGTGCGGGAACAGCTGGTGAACCCCTTCGCCAAACGCTTTAAAACCCTGCTTTACGTGGCGGAAGACGGGCGCAGCCATGTGCAGGGATTCGCCATTCTGATGAATGATCCGGTCGCGAAATTCTGTTATCTGGATTTTGTGGCCGCCCGCAAAGGCCTCACCAGTCAGGGAATCGGTGGTGCGCTCTATCAGCGGCTGCGTGATGAGGCCAGAGAACTGGGTGCTCAGGGTCTGTTTTTCGAGTGCGCGCCTGATCAGGCGAGTCTAGTGAGTGACGAAGCACTGTTGTCACCGAACCGTGCCCGGTTGAGGTTCTATGCCCAGTGGGGCGCTTATCCCATCGTGAACACGGCATATGAAACACCGGTCACACCCGGTGACAAGGACGCCCCCTACCTGGTTTACGACGGGCTCGATCGGGTCGAGCCCCTCAGTCGTGCCACTTTGAAGAAGGTGGTGCGGGCCATACTGGAGCGCAAGTATGCGAGCCATTGCCCGCCTGAATACGTTGAACGGGTCGTCAAATCCATCAGGGATGATCCGGTGCAGTTGCGTAAACCGAAAGCCGGCGCGGCAACCGTACTGAAACGAGCCGAGCATCGGCCCGCCTCCATCATCGTCAACGAAAAGCACGCGATTCATCACGTCAGGGACAGAGGCTATGTGGAGGCGCCTGTGCGGATCCGGGCGATCCTCGGGCCGCTCGAAGGCACCGGCTATTTCGACAAGGTGACAGCGAAGGACTTCGGGGAATCACACATCACCGCGGTGCACGATGCAGGCCTGGTGAGTTACATCGCCAGGGCCAGCAAGGGTGTGACCCAGGAGAAATCTGTCTACCCCTATGTGTTCCCGATCCGCAACGCGGCAAAACCGCCTCAGGATCTTTCGATCAAGGCCGGCTACTACTGTATCGACACTTTTACGCCGCTCAATGAACCTGCCTACCTTGCCGCACGGGAGTCGGTCGACTGTGCCATGACGGGCGCCACTCTGATTGCGGGCGGTGCGCGGTTTGCATATGCACTGGTCCGTCCGCCGGGACACCACGCCGAGCATCGGGTGTATGGCGGTTTCTGCTACTTCAACAATGCGGCGATCGCAGCCCATCATCTGTCTGCCTTTGGCCGGGTCGCCATGCTCGATGTGGACTACCACCATGGCAACGGTCAGCAGGACATCTTCTACCAGCGACCTGATGTGTTCACGGTTTCCATTCACGGTCACCCGCGCTTCGCCTATCCCTACTTTTCCGGCTACGACGAAGAGCGGGGTGAAGGGGAGGGTGAGGGGTTCAATGTGAATATCCCGCTGCCGGAACACATCACTTCTGAGCGCTACCATAAAGCGCTCGAACAGGGTCTGAAGAAAATCGCCGCATTCCGCCCCGATTATCTGGTGGTGTCACTCGGTTTCGACACAGCCCGCGGTGATCCGACCGGCTCCTGGGCACTCACACCGGCGGACTTCGAACAGAACGGCAGGATGATCCGTTCTCTGCGGGTACCGACCCTCATCGTGCAGGAAGGCGGATACCGCACCCGGACTCTGGGTACCAATGCCCGCCGGTTCTTCTCTGGCTTTTTCGAGGATGGCAGGGGCATGCGCTCAGCTCCGAAGGCCAGAGAGAAAATCGCAGTGAAAGAGAAAGCCAGGGTGAAAGAGAAAGCCGGGTCGGCGCCGAAAAAGCCGTCGAAAAAATCCTGA
- a CDS encoding NAD(P)-binding protein, producing MDINRRDFLQGSALLIGGTPLLARGGGLAPAAAASDTGYYPPALTGMRGSHAGAFEVAHALAWQGQRWQRPDAVQDADYDLIVVGAGISGLAAAHFYRSRVGADARILILDNHDDFGGHARRNEFPVSGRRLIGYGGSQTLENPGRYSIAARGLLRDLGVDTDLFRIYYDQKFDSRFGLGDGVLFASGNRGGGGLLPAVLGWGVNVGGDRAAALIDSYPLGETARRSLRALFVEPLRFSEPARALLRSARSTPCEIFLQTAFGFDEEGLAFLRDISRPLWGCGLDALSVQETVFDYTLGARLAEAAYETVASAGDPVHGRDEDEPYICHFPDGNASIARLLVRSLIPDFLSGSSMEDVVTARADYSRLDRPTHPIRMRLNSTAVDVRNAQGGAEVTYVRGSPSWQSGPARGDQAQEGSVERVRASHCVLACYNRMIPHLASEVSDEQKAALLYPEKVPFALVNVAVKNWRALADSKISTFYAPGGFLTYGGLDFPVSMGGYRFAEKPEDPAVLQFWHAPAQGPVGGNPKAAFRAGRRKLYETSFEEMEQAILAQLDLAWGSHGLDVEKHLAAITINRWPHGYAYEYMDLWDDARWGRGAGPHVLGRQQIGNIAIANSDSEQYAYVNGAIDAAYRSVRELTT from the coding sequence GTGGACATCAACCGTCGCGACTTCCTGCAGGGTTCGGCGCTTCTGATCGGAGGAACACCGCTGCTGGCTCGAGGTGGCGGCCTGGCACCGGCGGCCGCGGCATCAGATACCGGCTACTATCCCCCGGCGCTTACCGGTATGCGCGGATCCCACGCCGGCGCTTTCGAAGTGGCACACGCCCTGGCCTGGCAGGGTCAACGCTGGCAGAGGCCGGATGCGGTGCAGGATGCGGATTACGATCTGATCGTGGTGGGTGCCGGGATCTCCGGTCTTGCCGCCGCACACTTTTACCGCAGTCGGGTGGGTGCGGATGCGCGCATCCTGATCCTCGACAACCACGATGACTTCGGTGGTCACGCCCGGCGCAATGAGTTCCCGGTGAGCGGTCGGCGGCTGATCGGCTATGGCGGTTCCCAGACACTGGAGAATCCCGGCCGCTATTCGATCGCCGCGCGGGGACTGCTGCGGGATCTGGGTGTAGACACGGATCTGTTCCGCATCTATTACGATCAGAAGTTCGACAGCCGCTTTGGCCTGGGTGATGGGGTGCTGTTCGCATCGGGTAATCGGGGTGGTGGTGGGCTGCTTCCAGCGGTACTGGGATGGGGCGTGAATGTTGGAGGTGATAGAGCCGCAGCACTCATCGACAGCTATCCCCTGGGTGAGACCGCACGACGATCCCTGCGTGCGCTTTTTGTGGAGCCGTTGCGATTCAGTGAGCCGGCGCGGGCCCTGTTGCGATCGGCACGCTCGACACCCTGTGAAATTTTTCTGCAGACGGCTTTCGGATTCGACGAAGAGGGCCTCGCCTTTCTGCGGGATATCTCCCGGCCGCTCTGGGGCTGCGGACTTGACGCCCTGTCTGTGCAGGAAACTGTGTTCGACTACACGCTCGGCGCACGACTGGCAGAAGCTGCCTATGAGACGGTCGCCTCGGCTGGCGACCCTGTTCACGGGCGCGATGAAGACGAACCCTACATCTGCCATTTTCCGGACGGCAATGCCAGCATCGCACGACTGCTGGTGCGTTCTCTGATTCCGGATTTTCTCAGTGGCAGCAGCATGGAAGATGTGGTGACAGCCAGGGCAGACTATTCCCGGCTCGATCGGCCGACTCATCCGATCCGGATGCGGCTGAACAGCACGGCGGTGGATGTGCGCAATGCGCAGGGTGGTGCAGAAGTCACCTATGTGCGTGGTAGTCCTTCCTGGCAGAGTGGCCCGGCGCGTGGCGATCAGGCACAGGAGGGCTCAGTGGAACGGGTGCGCGCATCGCATTGTGTGCTTGCCTGTTACAACCGCATGATTCCTCACCTGGCTTCGGAGGTGAGCGATGAACAGAAGGCTGCGCTGCTGTATCCGGAGAAAGTGCCTTTTGCGCTGGTGAATGTAGCGGTGAAGAACTGGCGCGCGCTTGCAGATTCGAAGATATCCACTTTCTATGCGCCCGGTGGATTTCTCACTTACGGCGGCCTCGACTTCCCGGTGAGCATGGGCGGTTACAGATTCGCTGAAAAACCTGAAGACCCGGCGGTGCTGCAGTTCTGGCATGCACCGGCGCAAGGTCCGGTGGGAGGAAATCCGAAAGCCGCCTTCCGCGCCGGACGCCGGAAGCTCTACGAGACCTCGTTCGAAGAGATGGAGCAGGCGATTCTCGCCCAGCTCGACTTAGCCTGGGGCAGTCATGGTCTGGATGTGGAGAAGCACCTGGCAGCGATCACCATCAATCGCTGGCCTCACGGCTATGCCTATGAATACATGGATCTCTGGGACGACGCGCGCTGGGGTCGTGGCGCCGGGCCGCACGTGCTCGGCAGACAGCAGATCGGCAATATCGCGATCGCTAATTCCGACAGCGAACAGTACGCCTACGTGAATGGCGCCATTGACGCGGCGTACCGATCGGTGCGGGAACTGACGACCTGA
- a CDS encoding STAS/SEC14 domain-containing protein, translating to MPISHRIDRERRYVFFRIWGEFSTAEIIAAITQALTDPDFKPGYNVLSDHTGVTRVIQRDQIEVTTSVLNKFRTALAGARWAMVVGDSDYHWGMLRMLSGLSSGVPVEAQTFREEAAAVRWLEEVV from the coding sequence ATGCCAATTTCTCACAGGATCGACAGGGAACGTCGATACGTCTTCTTCAGAATCTGGGGTGAGTTCTCCACCGCAGAGATCATCGCAGCGATCACCCAGGCTCTGACCGACCCGGATTTCAAACCAGGATACAACGTGCTTTCTGATCACACGGGCGTCACACGGGTGATTCAGCGCGATCAGATCGAGGTGACAACCAGCGTGCTCAACAAATTCCGGACCGCCCTCGCCGGGGCCCGCTGGGCGATGGTGGTTGGCGATTCGGACTACCATTGGGGCATGCTGCGCATGCTCTCCGGGCTCTCTTCCGGTGTGCCGGTCGAGGCGCAGACTTTCCGTGAGGAAGCAGCCGCCGTCAGGTGGCTGGAAGAAGTCGTCTAG
- a CDS encoding serine hydrolase, translating into MPSDRRFTALLCSSLLCSALFWCTGAWAEGDWAPLYEHVNPELQESLDAVMAGNPGWSKLIRDKRMSIGVVDLSGPEPRFARVNGNEMMYAASLPKIAILLAAYVSLEAGTLPDTPDVRKDMADMIRVSSNSAATRMIDRIGMERIDEILMDPKYDLYDESRGGGLWVGKRYAKEGRRLPDPMHGISHGATATQICRFYYLLATEKLVGPKWTQQMMDDMSDPHLNHKFVYAIKKRAPEATLYRKSGTWRTWHSDSVWVKGKGWRNYILTAMVDSTDGERIIRELLPAIEPILLEPIARRAVRLPKAIADSEPPAVQTGDRSATPTREKDV; encoded by the coding sequence ATGCCGTCTGATCGTCGTTTCACCGCTCTGCTGTGCAGTTCCCTCCTGTGCAGCGCACTCTTCTGGTGCACCGGCGCTTGGGCCGAAGGTGACTGGGCTCCGCTCTATGAGCACGTCAATCCGGAGCTCCAGGAAAGTCTGGACGCGGTCATGGCCGGCAATCCCGGCTGGAGCAAACTGATACGCGACAAGCGCATGTCGATTGGCGTCGTCGATCTGTCCGGGCCGGAGCCGCGCTTCGCCCGGGTCAACGGCAACGAGATGATGTATGCGGCCAGCCTGCCGAAGATTGCCATTCTGCTGGCCGCCTATGTCTCCCTTGAAGCCGGCACACTGCCCGACACACCCGACGTCCGCAAAGACATGGCGGACATGATCCGGGTCTCGAGCAACTCCGCCGCCACCCGCATGATCGACCGGATCGGCATGGAGCGAATTGACGAAATCCTCATGGATCCCAAATACGATCTCTATGACGAGTCCCGGGGCGGCGGCTTGTGGGTGGGCAAGCGCTATGCCAAAGAAGGCCGGCGCCTGCCGGACCCGATGCACGGCATCTCTCATGGCGCCACGGCAACCCAGATCTGCCGTTTCTACTATCTGCTGGCCACCGAGAAGCTGGTTGGTCCGAAATGGACACAGCAGATGATGGACGATATGTCCGATCCCCATCTGAACCACAAGTTTGTCTATGCCATCAAGAAGCGGGCACCTGAGGCAACTCTGTATCGTAAATCCGGTACCTGGCGTACCTGGCATTCGGACTCGGTGTGGGTGAAGGGCAAGGGCTGGCGCAACTACATACTCACCGCCATGGTGGACAGCACGGATGGCGAACGCATCATCCGCGAACTGCTGCCGGCGATCGAACCCATCCTTCTCGAACCCATCGCACGGCGCGCCGTCAGATTGCCGAAAGCCATCGCCGACTCCGAACCACCCGCCGTGCAGACCGGCGACAGGAGCGCAACACCGACCCGGGAGAAAGATGTCTGA
- a CDS encoding GNAT family N-acetyltransferase, protein MSAAVTLRDVARASDGPIIHDLVVATGVFHPNEIPVAVELLDVRMAKGASSGYDFLFAEMDQAVVGYACYGLNEMTESSWELYWIAVDPSRQGKGIGRTIMDEVHRRIALSGGGRICLDTSGRADYEPTRAFYLANGYREVARLDDYYAPGDAKVILQRDVDPV, encoded by the coding sequence ATGTCCGCGGCGGTCACACTGCGTGATGTCGCGCGAGCCAGTGATGGTCCGATCATTCATGATCTGGTCGTTGCGACCGGAGTTTTTCATCCCAATGAAATTCCCGTGGCTGTCGAGTTGCTCGATGTCCGCATGGCGAAGGGCGCAAGTTCCGGCTACGACTTCCTGTTTGCCGAAATGGATCAGGCGGTGGTGGGTTACGCCTGCTACGGACTCAACGAGATGACCGAGAGCTCCTGGGAACTCTACTGGATCGCAGTCGACCCCTCCCGGCAGGGCAAGGGCATCGGCCGCACGATCATGGACGAGGTGCACCGGCGCATCGCCTTGAGCGGCGGTGGCCGCATCTGTCTGGACACCAGCGGCCGCGCGGACTATGAGCCGACCAGAGCCTTCTATCTGGCCAATGGGTATCGGGAGGTCGCGCGACTGGACGACTACTACGCACCCGGCGATGCGAAGGTCATTCTGCAGCGGGATGTCGATCCGGTGTAA